From a region of the Corallococcus coralloides DSM 2259 genome:
- the hemA gene encoding glutamyl-tRNA reductase, producing MEFICIGVSHRTAPLGVRERLALPEARQTEVLQRLAQAPVEALWVSTCNRVEVYLAAPSAEQARERARETLHSLGGAEALEHLYEHQGEAALVHLFRVASSLDSMVLGEAQILGQVKDAFERGQGAGAVRGELTRACAAAFGCAKRVRTETAVGRAATSMASAAVQLASKVFDGLKDKTVLVVGAGEMGELAARHLKNAGAGKLIVTNRTLARAEALVAEVGGVAKPFEELFTLLAGADVVVTSTASPVPIFTRENVGALGRARKGRPLFMVDLAVPRDIDPAVGTLDWVHAYDVDDIQKFVADNAAARAEEAHKAGGLVAQEVARFARERALRDGMPVLARLRQRAEAIARAEVERTLLGMGDGLTDKQKKSIEAMGRAIVNKLLHEPTARLRAVGPQGEGNRLAGAAAELFGLTEAEAAAIAPEDSAAPPQQEARNTVVATGSRR from the coding sequence ATGGAATTCATCTGTATTGGCGTGTCACACCGCACCGCGCCCCTGGGCGTCCGTGAGCGGCTGGCATTGCCCGAAGCCCGGCAGACGGAAGTGTTGCAGCGGTTGGCGCAGGCGCCCGTGGAGGCGCTCTGGGTGTCCACGTGCAACCGCGTGGAGGTGTACCTGGCGGCCCCCAGCGCGGAGCAGGCGCGGGAGCGTGCGCGGGAGACGCTGCACTCGCTGGGCGGCGCGGAGGCGCTGGAGCACCTGTACGAACACCAGGGCGAGGCGGCGCTCGTGCACCTGTTCCGCGTGGCGTCCAGCCTGGACTCCATGGTGCTGGGCGAGGCGCAGATTCTGGGGCAGGTGAAGGACGCCTTCGAGCGTGGCCAGGGCGCGGGCGCGGTGCGCGGGGAGCTGACGCGCGCGTGCGCGGCGGCGTTCGGCTGCGCCAAGCGCGTGCGCACGGAGACGGCGGTGGGCCGCGCGGCGACGTCCATGGCGTCCGCGGCGGTGCAGCTGGCGAGCAAGGTGTTCGACGGGCTCAAGGACAAGACCGTCCTGGTGGTGGGCGCGGGAGAGATGGGGGAGCTGGCGGCGCGGCACCTGAAGAACGCGGGCGCCGGGAAGCTCATCGTGACCAACCGCACGCTTGCCCGCGCGGAGGCGCTGGTGGCGGAGGTGGGCGGTGTGGCGAAGCCCTTCGAGGAACTCTTCACGCTGCTCGCTGGCGCGGACGTGGTGGTGACGAGCACCGCGTCGCCGGTGCCCATCTTCACGCGCGAAAATGTCGGCGCGCTGGGCAGGGCGCGCAAGGGCCGGCCGCTGTTCATGGTGGACCTGGCGGTGCCGCGAGACATCGACCCGGCGGTGGGGACGCTGGACTGGGTGCACGCGTACGACGTGGATGACATCCAGAAGTTCGTCGCGGACAACGCCGCCGCGCGCGCGGAAGAGGCGCACAAGGCGGGCGGGCTGGTGGCGCAGGAGGTGGCGCGCTTCGCCCGGGAGCGCGCGCTGCGCGACGGCATGCCCGTGCTGGCGCGCCTGCGTCAGCGCGCGGAGGCCATTGCCCGGGCGGAGGTGGAGCGCACGCTCCTGGGGATGGGCGACGGGCTCACCGACAAGCAGAAGAAGAGCATCGAAGCCATGGGGCGAGCCATCGTGAACAAGCTGTTGCATGAGCCCACCGCGCGCCTGCGCGCCGTGGGTCCACAGGGCGAAGGCAACCGGCTGGCGGGAGCCGCCGCGGAGCTGTTCGGCCTCACGGAGGCGGAGGCCGCCGCCATCGCTCCGGAAGACTCCGCCGCACCCCCGCAGCAGGAGGCGCGCAACACCGTGGTGGCCACCGGGAGCCGGCGATGA
- a CDS encoding cytochrome C assembly family protein, which yields MSHTLVSLACHAYGLAALVYLAFLVRQSQVLAVTGRVLVGTGLLMHCVALIELLSAQGGRLVGPAQGMSTFAFLLLALFLALDVRYRKPVIGAFLTPLAVAVLLIGMLMHGGPAPLPAAVRQPLLPVHVTIALLGMTAFGVAAGVGVMYLLMEREVKAKHFGLLFSRLPSLEFLDTLNRRLVVWGFIALSLTLATGALFTTTLRGLTWALEAKHIATFVAWGMFAALVNARIFAGWRGRRVALLTMAGFCLVLVSFLSSYDLSAAGPGMR from the coding sequence ATGAGCCATACGCTCGTCTCGCTCGCCTGCCACGCCTACGGCCTGGCCGCGCTCGTCTACCTCGCCTTCCTGGTCCGCCAGTCCCAGGTGCTCGCCGTCACCGGCCGGGTGCTGGTGGGGACCGGACTGCTGATGCATTGCGTTGCGCTCATCGAGCTCTTGAGCGCGCAGGGGGGCCGGCTGGTGGGCCCCGCGCAGGGCATGTCCACCTTCGCCTTCCTGCTGCTGGCGCTGTTCCTGGCGCTGGATGTGCGCTACCGCAAGCCCGTCATCGGCGCGTTCCTCACGCCGCTGGCGGTGGCGGTGCTGCTCATCGGGATGTTGATGCATGGCGGCCCCGCGCCGCTGCCCGCGGCCGTGCGTCAGCCGCTGTTGCCGGTGCATGTCACCATCGCGCTGTTGGGCATGACGGCCTTTGGCGTCGCGGCCGGGGTGGGCGTCATGTACCTGCTGATGGAGCGGGAGGTGAAGGCCAAGCACTTCGGGCTGCTCTTCTCCCGGCTGCCGTCCCTGGAGTTCCTGGACACGCTCAACCGGCGGCTCGTCGTATGGGGCTTCATCGCGCTGTCGCTCACGCTGGCGACCGGCGCCCTGTTCACCACCACGCTGCGGGGCCTCACCTGGGCGCTCGAAGCGAAGCACATCGCGACGTTCGTCGCCTGGGGCATGTTCGCCGCGCTCGTCAACGCACGCATCTTCGCCGGCTGGCGTGGCCGGCGGGTGGCGCTGCTCACCATGGCCGGCTTCTGCCTGGTGCTGGTCTCCTTCCTGTCGTCCTACGACCTGTCCGCCGCTGGCCCGGGGATGCGGTAG
- the trxA gene encoding thioredoxin: protein MAGDVINIGDSDFQKQVLDSQQPVLVDFWATWCAPCRAIAPSVEALSAQYKGQVTFAKMDIDANQDTPQKYGIRSIPTLLLFKGGKVVDQIVGAVPKSRIEDVVRKNL, encoded by the coding sequence ATGGCTGGCGACGTGATCAACATCGGTGATTCGGACTTCCAGAAGCAGGTCCTGGATTCGCAACAACCCGTGCTCGTGGACTTCTGGGCCACCTGGTGCGCGCCCTGCCGCGCCATCGCGCCCTCCGTCGAGGCGCTGTCCGCCCAGTACAAGGGCCAGGTGACGTTCGCGAAGATGGACATCGACGCGAACCAGGACACGCCCCAGAAGTATGGCATCCGCTCCATCCCCACCCTGCTGCTCTTCAAGGGCGGCAAGGTCGTGGACCAGATTGTCGGCGCGGTGCCGAAGTCGCGCATCGAGGACGTGGTCCGGAAGAATCTCTGA
- a CDS encoding PilZ domain-containing protein, with product MVVQRKGVTTAKAGTAVRGPEDTQAPRPFVPPVGTSRNVPVPGAVPRIEMNQGEPEHRHFPRAQLATHFDLWVEDDAGGRRFSAGLTSVNVSVSGAFLASTFFLPMGTVVRARFALEEGAAPVEARAEIVREERGPEEQGRSGFALRFLDFSGQTEVALARLFLGMRLRAFTEDYLKSQRARSLPNELERVIDVMAAWELLKATTPGDPWRGE from the coding sequence ATGGTGGTGCAGAGGAAGGGTGTGACGACGGCGAAGGCCGGCACGGCGGTCCGCGGGCCGGAGGACACGCAGGCACCCCGGCCGTTCGTTCCGCCGGTGGGCACCTCGCGCAACGTGCCCGTGCCCGGCGCGGTGCCCCGCATCGAGATGAACCAGGGGGAGCCGGAGCACCGGCACTTCCCGCGCGCGCAGCTGGCCACGCACTTCGACCTCTGGGTGGAGGATGACGCGGGCGGCAGGCGCTTCTCCGCGGGGCTGACGTCCGTGAACGTGAGCGTCAGCGGCGCCTTCCTCGCGAGCACCTTCTTCCTGCCCATGGGCACGGTGGTGCGCGCGCGCTTCGCGCTGGAGGAGGGGGCCGCCCCCGTGGAGGCTCGCGCGGAGATTGTCCGGGAGGAGCGTGGGCCGGAGGAGCAGGGTCGCAGCGGGTTCGCCCTGCGCTTCCTGGACTTCTCAGGTCAGACGGAGGTGGCGCTCGCCCGGCTCTTCCTGGGCATGCGCCTGAGGGCCTTCACCGAGGACTACCTCAAGTCCCAGCGCGCCCGCTCCCTGCCCAATGAGCTGGAGCGGGTCATCGACGTGATGGCGGCCTGGGAGCTGCTCAAGGCCACCACGCCCGGAGACCCCTGGCGCGGCGAGTAG
- the rodA gene encoding rod shape-determining protein RodA, producing the protein MMPHVPWGLIVCVLGVCALGIWNLASASRPPMAPVWTSQALYLGVGLSAVLVVCLVDYRWIQRMAFPIYVLNILALLALRVVGHTAKGAESWFAIGPFRLQPAEFMKIGVVLMLAKVYHDDFQPNQPSYGIVRLWKPVLVVMVPFTLVLVQPDLGTALMIFLSSGTVILFGKVRWYLAATIVAGVLVGGLIIWNDYVREMPEPRTTVVRHHLKKHQSQRISGWLDPEADLRGSGYHAAQSKIAVGSGGLTGKGWREGTQTGLRFLPEQHTDFIFSVWAEEHGFFSCLLLLLLYGGIFILGLGVGFSARDRFGAFVAVGVVATLFWQVFENIGMVIGLLPVTGITLPLMSYGGSSMLSVMLCIGLLVNISMRRHMF; encoded by the coding sequence ATGATGCCCCACGTGCCGTGGGGGCTCATCGTGTGCGTGCTGGGCGTGTGCGCGCTGGGCATCTGGAACCTGGCGTCCGCGTCCCGCCCCCCCATGGCGCCGGTGTGGACCAGCCAGGCACTCTACCTGGGCGTGGGCCTGAGCGCGGTCCTGGTGGTGTGCCTGGTGGACTACCGCTGGATCCAGCGGATGGCCTTCCCCATCTACGTGCTCAACATCCTCGCGCTCCTGGCGCTGCGCGTGGTGGGCCACACCGCCAAGGGCGCGGAGAGCTGGTTCGCCATTGGCCCGTTCCGCCTGCAGCCCGCCGAGTTCATGAAGATTGGCGTCGTGCTGATGCTGGCCAAGGTCTACCACGACGACTTCCAGCCCAATCAGCCGTCCTACGGCATCGTGCGGCTGTGGAAGCCGGTGCTGGTGGTGATGGTGCCCTTCACGCTGGTGCTGGTGCAGCCGGACCTGGGCACCGCGCTGATGATCTTCCTCTCCTCCGGCACCGTCATCCTCTTTGGCAAGGTGCGCTGGTACCTGGCTGCCACCATCGTGGCGGGCGTGCTGGTGGGCGGCCTCATCATCTGGAACGACTACGTCCGGGAGATGCCCGAGCCGCGCACCACCGTCGTGCGCCACCACCTGAAGAAACATCAGAGTCAGCGCATCTCCGGATGGTTGGACCCGGAAGCGGACCTGCGTGGCAGCGGCTATCACGCCGCGCAATCCAAGATTGCCGTGGGCTCCGGTGGCCTCACCGGCAAGGGCTGGCGTGAGGGAACCCAGACAGGGCTGCGCTTCCTGCCGGAACAGCACACGGATTTCATCTTCTCCGTGTGGGCCGAGGAGCACGGCTTCTTCTCCTGTCTCCTGTTGCTCCTGCTCTACGGCGGCATCTTCATTCTCGGGCTGGGCGTGGGATTCAGCGCACGAGACCGTTTTGGAGCGTTCGTTGCGGTGGGGGTGGTGGCCACACTTTTCTGGCAGGTGTTCGAAAACATCGGCATGGTCATTGGCCTGTTGCCGGTGACGGGCATCACGCTGCCCCTCATGAGCTACGGCGGCTCCTCGATGCTGTCGGTGATGTTGTGCATCGGGCTGCTGGTGAACATCAGCATGCGCCGTCACATGTTCTGA
- the mrdA gene encoding penicillin-binding protein 2, with product MTPPTIGNTTPGRDLKRRFLWLGLAMSLGLVALAIQLYRLQLIRHDEYAAKSVANFVKEVRLRADRGVIKDARGTILVDSRPSFDAFVTPAFCTDCFEQVIPRLGELLQWDPEQRKKIEDLVRVSRRNAPFQPVPVRVDLTRDEYDRLNARRDILDGVEVVPVPHRNYRADTVLSHVLGYMNEITQEELERLNGDGAKYALGDYIGRRGLERYFESKLRGQDGVRKEVVNARGQTIEELNDKLGENAVIPPTAGSNVVLSIDMRLQEEAERAFPGVTGAVVAIDVNTGFIKALVSRPGFDPNLLTGRVTPSQMATLARDPLHPMINRVAAEHYSPGSTFKVVTQLAAFKSGAFRPETVVHCSGGYRLGARVWRCHKDSGHGPLDGRGAMKASCDAWFYKVADTIGLDPIAEMGKSLGLGRPTGIGVVAEVPGIMPSSAYHDKASPGGYTKGMALNSAIGQGDDNVTPLQLALVYAAVANGGKLYKPQMVQRLENLDGQVMEEFKPEVVSKVDINPAHLKAIVEGLEAVAQEPGGTAYRAKLKSGLPADFLVAAKTGTAQVARIGTVRLKTHQMSYFERDHAWFAGFAPANKPELAVVVLNEHGGHGGVDAAPTAMAVMKKYFELKAQDATSPPPRANQPYTPSLPPAPSLDEAALTRAVVTPPRANLPGEPIQPPSETGDDSATAD from the coding sequence TTGACGCCTCCGACCATTGGCAACACCACTCCGGGCCGGGACCTGAAGCGCCGCTTCCTGTGGCTGGGCCTGGCCATGTCGCTGGGCCTGGTGGCGCTGGCCATCCAGCTGTACCGGCTCCAGCTCATCCGCCATGACGAGTACGCCGCCAAGAGCGTGGCGAACTTCGTGAAGGAGGTGCGCCTGCGCGCCGACCGCGGCGTCATCAAGGACGCGCGCGGCACCATCCTGGTGGACAGCCGTCCGTCGTTCGACGCCTTCGTCACGCCGGCCTTCTGCACGGACTGCTTCGAGCAGGTGATTCCGCGCCTGGGCGAGCTGCTCCAGTGGGACCCGGAGCAGCGCAAGAAGATTGAGGACCTGGTCCGCGTAAGCCGCCGCAACGCGCCCTTCCAGCCGGTGCCGGTGCGCGTGGACCTGACGCGCGACGAGTACGACCGGCTCAACGCCCGGCGCGACATCCTGGACGGCGTGGAGGTGGTGCCCGTGCCGCACCGCAACTACCGCGCGGACACGGTGCTGTCGCACGTGCTGGGCTACATGAACGAAATCACCCAGGAGGAGCTGGAGCGCCTCAACGGGGACGGCGCGAAGTACGCGCTGGGCGACTACATCGGCCGGCGCGGCCTGGAGCGCTACTTCGAGTCCAAGCTGCGCGGGCAGGATGGCGTGCGCAAGGAAGTGGTGAACGCGCGCGGCCAGACGATTGAAGAGCTCAACGACAAGCTGGGGGAGAACGCCGTCATTCCTCCCACGGCGGGCAGCAACGTGGTGCTCTCCATCGACATGCGCCTGCAGGAGGAGGCGGAGCGCGCGTTCCCGGGCGTGACGGGCGCGGTGGTGGCCATCGACGTGAACACCGGCTTCATCAAGGCGCTGGTGTCCCGCCCCGGCTTCGACCCGAACCTGCTCACCGGCCGCGTGACGCCGTCGCAGATGGCCACGCTGGCAAGGGACCCGCTCCACCCGATGATCAACCGCGTGGCCGCGGAGCACTACAGCCCCGGCTCCACGTTCAAGGTCGTGACGCAGCTGGCGGCCTTCAAGTCCGGCGCGTTCCGGCCGGAGACGGTGGTGCACTGCTCCGGTGGCTACCGGCTGGGCGCGCGCGTGTGGCGCTGCCACAAGGACAGCGGCCACGGGCCCCTGGACGGCCGGGGCGCCATGAAGGCGTCGTGCGACGCGTGGTTCTACAAGGTGGCGGACACCATCGGCCTGGACCCCATCGCGGAGATGGGCAAGTCGCTGGGCCTGGGCCGCCCCACCGGCATCGGCGTGGTGGCGGAGGTGCCGGGCATCATGCCGTCCAGCGCGTACCACGACAAAGCCTCACCGGGTGGCTACACCAAGGGCATGGCGCTCAACAGCGCCATCGGGCAGGGCGACGACAACGTGACGCCGCTGCAGCTGGCGCTCGTGTACGCGGCCGTGGCCAACGGCGGGAAGCTCTACAAGCCGCAGATGGTGCAGAGGCTGGAGAACCTGGACGGGCAGGTGATGGAGGAGTTCAAGCCGGAGGTGGTGTCGAAGGTGGACATCAACCCCGCGCACCTGAAGGCCATTGTCGAAGGCCTGGAGGCGGTGGCGCAGGAGCCCGGCGGCACGGCGTACCGCGCGAAGCTCAAGTCGGGCCTGCCCGCGGACTTCCTGGTGGCGGCCAAGACGGGCACCGCGCAGGTGGCGCGCATTGGCACCGTGCGTCTGAAGACGCACCAGATGAGCTACTTCGAGCGCGACCACGCGTGGTTCGCCGGCTTCGCGCCCGCGAACAAGCCGGAGCTGGCCGTGGTGGTGCTCAACGAGCACGGCGGCCACGGCGGCGTGGACGCGGCGCCCACGGCGATGGCCGTGATGAAGAAGTACTTCGAATTGAAGGCGCAGGACGCGACGTCACCGCCGCCCCGCGCCAACCAGCCCTATACGCCGTCGCTGCCGCCGGCGCCCAGCCTGGATGAAGCGGCGCTCACGCGCGCCGTGGTGACGCCGCCGCGGGCGAACCTGCCCGGAGAGCCCATCCAGCCGCCCTCGGAAACCGGAGACGACAGTGCAACTGCGGATTGA
- the mreC gene encoding rod shape-determining protein MreC, with protein MLSLLKRYRRFLLVAALLLYPLGAFLLGGRRGRDPNFVDRGVIALTAPVQQGLTAGIDGAVAAVRNYLDLRGVRQDNDALRLENLQLRATVQALGEARSENGRLRKLLAYAEAAPGPEIPARVVGVNPVAKLLSVRISSGEKDGVFRGMSVVTPDGIVGQVIRSTGGYADVALVTDPQSRVAVRVQRSRARGTAAGAGNGPLTLENMLRTEDVEDGDLIITSGTDGIYPPGLVVGRVTQLEKKEHGMFQGADITPAVDTSRLEEVLVVGSPYSEMTTPGGATAEGTQK; from the coding sequence GTGCTGTCTCTTCTCAAGCGGTACCGCCGCTTCCTCCTCGTGGCCGCCCTCCTGTTGTACCCGCTCGGCGCCTTCCTGCTGGGCGGGCGGCGGGGCCGCGACCCGAACTTCGTCGACCGGGGCGTCATCGCGCTCACGGCCCCCGTGCAGCAGGGGCTCACCGCTGGCATCGACGGCGCCGTGGCCGCGGTGCGCAACTACCTGGACCTGCGCGGCGTCCGTCAGGACAATGACGCGCTGCGCCTGGAGAACCTGCAGCTGCGGGCGACGGTGCAGGCCCTGGGCGAGGCGCGCTCGGAGAACGGGCGGCTGCGAAAGCTGCTGGCGTACGCGGAGGCCGCGCCCGGGCCGGAGATTCCGGCGCGCGTGGTGGGCGTCAATCCGGTGGCGAAGCTCTTGTCGGTGCGGATCAGCAGCGGGGAGAAGGACGGGGTGTTCCGGGGCATGTCGGTGGTGACGCCGGACGGCATCGTCGGGCAGGTCATCCGGTCCACGGGCGGCTACGCGGACGTGGCGCTGGTGACGGATCCGCAGAGCCGGGTGGCGGTGCGGGTGCAGCGCTCGCGGGCGCGAGGCACGGCGGCGGGCGCGGGCAACGGCCCCCTGACGCTGGAGAACATGTTGCGCACGGAAGACGTGGAGGACGGCGACCTCATCATCACCTCCGGCACGGATGGCATCTATCCTCCGGGGCTGGTGGTGGGGCGGGTGACGCAGTTGGAGAAGAAGGAGCACGGCATGTTCCAGGGCGCGGACATCACGCCCGCTGTGGACACCAGCCGGCTGGAGGAGGTCCTGGTGGTGGGCAGTCCGTACAGTGAAATGACCACCCCCGGCGGGGCCACCGCGGAGGGCACGCAGAAATGA
- a CDS encoding peptidylprolyl isomerase, with translation MDGLNPRKVFSLLFIIGIAVVFTLQFGPGSNGFADSGSQAPTASAVATVNGKEIPVRDFSMAWSRQMNFLRSQGNPIPESVARQFGLDKQVLDRLVNAELLAQSAERHGITPSDEELRKLIHENTDFHTKEGAFDFARYQQVLRDFYRRTPQEYEQELRRQMAAQKMLDVVRTGAVVSDDEVRARYEKEGNQAKLVFARFLPTMFADKVPAPTPAKLAEFQKTHEKEIADYYAANSFVYNVPERIRARQILVKVAPDATPEQKAQAKAKAEDLRKQVEGGKDFATLAKETSDDTATKAKGGELGWVERTTWDPALADAAFALKAGEVTQPVESALGVHLVKVEEKKDAQARKLEDVKAEIATTLFKQEEAKGLAKAEAEKALAAAKAGKSLKEQFPVPAGQQPALLRFEAETKPEAVETDSFTAQGDSVPHLGPAPGLVKATFEASGPVVLGEVFTVGEANIVAQVVEREKPDTAGFDKRKEELRTQARQAKQIELTESFLKSLKKSGNVVTNTEAIDSVLGSAG, from the coding sequence ATGGACGGTTTGAATCCCCGGAAGGTCTTCTCCCTCCTGTTCATCATCGGCATCGCCGTGGTGTTCACGCTCCAGTTCGGCCCTGGCAGCAACGGGTTCGCGGACTCGGGCAGCCAGGCGCCCACCGCCAGCGCGGTGGCCACGGTGAACGGCAAGGAGATTCCTGTACGCGACTTCAGCATGGCCTGGTCGCGGCAGATGAACTTCCTGCGCTCGCAGGGCAACCCCATCCCGGAGTCGGTGGCCCGCCAGTTCGGCCTGGACAAGCAGGTGCTCGACCGGTTGGTGAACGCGGAGCTGCTCGCCCAGTCCGCGGAGCGCCACGGCATCACCCCGTCGGATGAGGAGCTGCGCAAGCTCATCCACGAGAACACCGACTTCCACACCAAGGAAGGCGCGTTCGACTTCGCCCGCTACCAGCAGGTGCTGCGCGACTTCTACCGCCGCACGCCGCAGGAGTACGAGCAGGAGCTGCGCCGCCAGATGGCCGCCCAGAAGATGCTGGACGTGGTGCGCACGGGCGCCGTGGTGTCGGACGACGAGGTCCGCGCCCGCTACGAGAAGGAGGGCAACCAGGCGAAGCTGGTGTTCGCCCGCTTCCTGCCCACCATGTTCGCGGACAAGGTCCCCGCGCCCACGCCCGCGAAGCTCGCGGAGTTCCAGAAGACGCACGAGAAGGAGATCGCCGACTATTACGCGGCGAACAGCTTCGTCTACAACGTGCCGGAGCGGATCCGCGCCCGCCAGATCCTCGTGAAGGTGGCCCCGGACGCCACGCCCGAGCAGAAGGCCCAGGCGAAGGCGAAGGCGGAGGACCTGCGCAAGCAGGTTGAGGGCGGCAAGGACTTCGCCACGCTGGCGAAGGAGACCAGCGACGACACCGCCACCAAGGCGAAGGGCGGCGAGCTGGGCTGGGTGGAGCGCACCACGTGGGACCCGGCGCTGGCCGACGCGGCGTTCGCGCTGAAGGCGGGGGAAGTGACGCAGCCGGTGGAGTCCGCGCTGGGCGTGCACCTGGTGAAGGTGGAGGAGAAGAAGGACGCCCAGGCCAGGAAGCTGGAGGACGTGAAGGCTGAAATCGCCACCACCCTCTTCAAGCAGGAAGAGGCCAAGGGCCTGGCCAAGGCGGAGGCCGAGAAGGCGCTGGCGGCGGCGAAGGCCGGCAAGTCCCTGAAGGAGCAGTTCCCGGTCCCCGCCGGCCAGCAGCCCGCGCTGCTTCGCTTCGAGGCGGAGACCAAGCCGGAGGCCGTGGAGACGGACAGCTTCACCGCGCAGGGTGACTCCGTGCCGCACCTGGGTCCGGCGCCGGGCCTGGTGAAGGCCACCTTCGAGGCCAGCGGCCCGGTGGTGCTGGGCGAGGTCTTCACCGTGGGCGAGGCGAACATCGTCGCGCAGGTGGTGGAGCGCGAGAAGCCGGACACCGCGGGCTTCGACAAGCGCAAGGAGGAGCTGCGCACCCAGGCCCGTCAGGCCAAGCAGATTGAGCTGACGGAGTCCTTCCTCAAGTCGCTGAAGAAGAGCGGCAACGTCGTCACCAACACCGAGGCCATCGACTCGGTGCTGGGCTCCGCGGGGTAG
- a CDS encoding GGDEF domain-containing protein encodes MNPADLLSAMKRTVEQLAAYNEMAKALTSTLELREVLALVMQKVSALLKPRNWSLILQDERSGKLYFEIAVGEGAEALKALQLNPGEGIAGAVFSSGVARLVHDVAGDSSFAPRFDEASAFHTRSLLAVPLVARERVLGVIELVNGPTEPGFTHDDLTALSAIADYAAIAIENARNFRRVQELTITDEHTGCFNARHLRAQLEQEVKRSARFRHPLSLVFLDLDHFKSINDRHGHLVGSATLKEVGDLLISLGRHNLDAVFRYGGDEFAVMLIETDKAGAQVIAQRICEAFRAQRFLREQGLDVALTASVGVASFPEHATTSTDLIRAADFAMYAAKGRGRDGIAVAEAPSAEGTPLEVPYARSGG; translated from the coding sequence ATGAACCCCGCGGACCTCCTGTCGGCCATGAAGCGGACAGTGGAGCAACTGGCCGCCTACAACGAGATGGCCAAGGCGTTGACCTCCACGTTGGAGCTGCGCGAAGTGCTCGCGCTGGTGATGCAGAAGGTCAGTGCGCTGCTCAAGCCGCGCAACTGGTCGCTCATCCTCCAGGACGAGCGCAGCGGAAAGCTCTACTTCGAAATCGCCGTGGGGGAGGGCGCCGAAGCGCTCAAGGCCCTCCAGTTGAACCCGGGGGAAGGCATCGCCGGGGCGGTGTTCTCCTCCGGCGTCGCGAGGCTCGTCCACGACGTGGCCGGCGACTCCAGCTTCGCGCCCCGCTTCGACGAGGCCTCCGCCTTCCACACCCGCTCGCTGCTCGCCGTGCCCCTGGTGGCGCGCGAGCGCGTGCTGGGTGTGATTGAGCTGGTCAACGGCCCCACCGAGCCCGGCTTCACGCATGACGACCTCACCGCCCTGTCCGCCATCGCGGACTACGCGGCCATCGCCATCGAGAACGCGCGCAACTTCCGCCGCGTCCAGGAGCTCACCATCACGGACGAGCACACCGGCTGCTTCAACGCGCGGCACCTGCGCGCGCAACTGGAGCAGGAGGTGAAGCGCTCGGCGCGCTTCCGCCACCCGCTGTCGCTCGTGTTCCTGGACCTGGACCACTTCAAGTCCATCAACGACCGGCACGGGCACCTGGTGGGCAGCGCCACGCTCAAGGAGGTGGGGGACCTGCTCATCAGCCTGGGCCGCCACAACCTGGACGCCGTCTTCCGCTACGGCGGCGACGAGTTCGCGGTGATGTTGATTGAGACGGACAAGGCCGGGGCCCAGGTCATCGCCCAGCGCATCTGCGAGGCGTTCCGCGCCCAGCGCTTCCTGCGCGAGCAGGGGCTGGACGTGGCGCTCACCGCGAGCGTCGGGGTGGCCTCCTTCCCGGAGCACGCCACCACTTCCACGGATCTCATCCGCGCGGCGGACTTCGCCATGTACGCGGCCAAGGGCCGGGGCCGGGACGGCATCGCCGTCGCCGAGGCCCCTTCGGCGGAGGGGACCCCGTTGGAGGTCCCCTACGCCCGCTCCGGCGGGTGA
- a CDS encoding Maf family protein produces the protein MDPTARFVLASASPRRKDLLAQLGLRFTVAAADIDETPMAGEIASKYVLRLAEEKARTVASRHPDAWVLAADTTVALGSELLGKPRDAAEAREMLGRLSGRIHEVFTGIAVAGRAQASQVVRTQVTFRTLSPDEIAWYAETGEPLDKAGAYAIQGKGGFLVQGIEGSHSNVVGLPLGETLALLQRVGMPLPWTEGQR, from the coding sequence ATGGATCCAACCGCTCGCTTCGTTCTCGCCTCCGCATCGCCCCGGCGCAAGGATTTATTGGCCCAGCTGGGCCTTCGCTTCACCGTGGCGGCGGCGGATATCGATGAAACGCCGATGGCCGGAGAAATTGCGTCGAAGTACGTGCTCCGGCTGGCCGAAGAGAAGGCCCGCACGGTCGCCTCCCGACACCCGGACGCATGGGTGCTGGCCGCGGACACCACGGTGGCCCTGGGGTCGGAGCTCCTGGGCAAGCCCCGGGACGCGGCGGAGGCGCGGGAGATGCTCGGCCGGCTGTCCGGCCGGATCCATGAGGTCTTCACCGGTATCGCGGTGGCGGGCCGCGCCCAGGCCTCTCAGGTGGTGCGCACGCAGGTGACCTTTCGCACGCTCTCGCCAGATGAGATTGCCTGGTACGCGGAAACCGGCGAGCCCCTGGACAAGGCGGGCGCCTACGCCATCCAGGGCAAGGGCGGCTTCCTGGTGCAGGGCATCGAGGGCAGTCACTCCAACGTCGTGGGCCTGCCCCTGGGAGAGACGCTGGCGCTGCTCCAGCGCGTGGGCATGCCGCTGCCATGGACGGAAGGTCAGCGATGA